AGGTGACCGGCGGGCTGGTTGTAGACACGCTTGCCGTCGGCGTCCTCCTCCACGATAAGGAATCGTCCCTGACGTTCCACCACTGCCGCGACGGTGACATTCGGCTTCCAAATCATATTTGCAAATATATCATAAAAAACGCAGACTTAGAGGTTGGGGACGAAATGTGCCGCGCGCGAAAACTTGACTCCCTTGGCAACTCTTATCAGAATCTCTGGAAACCGCCTTGAGGAATCTCTGATTATTCATGTTAGACCGCCAAGACGCCAAGAACCGTCAGGGGATTTTCGAAAACTTTTCTTGGTGAACCTGGCGCCTTGGCGGTTGGCGATGTATTTTTCAGAGATTCCCTAACTCACGCCCGCACAACCGCCGTGGTCCCTGCACGTTTCTATAAAATATGAATCTAGCCATTATCAGTTTCCTCGCCGTTACGGCGTATTTGACGGCAGGCGTGGGTCTGGGGATGCGTCTTTCCCGCGGCCAGGCGGCGCCCTTTGGCAAAACACGGCTGCTGCTCCTGGGGATGGGCGCTGTGATTCTGCACGCCCTGGTGCTGTATCAGGCGATCATCACTCCGCAGGGGGCCAATCTCGGGTTTTTTAACGCCACCTCACTGCTTACCTGGATGATGGCGCTGTTGCTGCTGCTCGCCGCGCTGGTGAAGCCGATAGAAAATCTGGGCATAGCCCTGTTGCCGCTGGCCGCGCTTGCGCTGATACTGGCGGCCGTGTTTCCCAGCGACCACGTCATGTCGCTGCACACCGGCTTCAGCGGACTGGATGTCCACATTATTATTTCGGTGCTGGCCTACAGCCTCCTAAGCATCGCGGCGGTGCAGGCCGGACTGCTCGCCATCCAGGACATCCACCTGCACGACAAACATCCGGGCGGCTTCATCCGCGCCCTGCCGCCGCTGCAAACCGCTGAGAAACTGCTCTTTCAAGTGCTGACGGTGGGCTTTATCCTGCTCACCCTGTCACTGCTGACGGGCGCGATCTTTCTGGAGAATATCTTTGCCCAGCACCTGGTGCACAAGACCAGTCTTTCCATCCTGGCCTGGATCGTGTTCGGTATCCTGCTGTGGGGCCGCTGGCGTTCCGGCTGGCGCGGGCGCAGGGCGATACGCTGGACCTTGGGCGGTTTCTTCGTGCTGGTGCTTGCCTATATCGGCAGTAAACTGGTGTTGGAACTGGTGTTGGGAATCAAATGAAAACACTGGCAGGAAGAATGCTGTTGAGAATCTATGAATGATATCCCTCTAGGTGTGCTGATCGGCGCACTGGTCTTTCTGATTTTTCTGGCCGCATTCTTCGCCGGCTCCGAAACCGGATTGCTGACCCTCAACCGTTACCGCCTGCGGCACCTCGTCAAGATCAAACATCGCGGGGCGATACACGCGCAGGCGTTGTTGCAGCGCACCGATCGCCTGATCGGCCTGCTGATTTTGGGCAATAACTTCGCCAACAATCTGGCCACCGCCGTCGCCACCGTTATCGGTTTGCAACTGTTGGGGGAGGCCGGTGCAGCCATTGCGGTGGGCCTGCTTACCATCGTCGGGACCATCTTCACCGACGTGGCGCCCAAGACGCTCGGCGCGCTCTACTCGGAGCGCGTCGCCTTCCCTGCCGCCTATGTGCTGCGCCCCTTGCTTAAGCTGCTTTATCCGGTGGTGTGGCTGGTGAGCGCCCTCTCGAACGGCGTGCTGAAATTGCTGGGAGTGTCTATCGGGGCGAGTGAAAAAAACCATCTAAGTCATGAAGAACTGCGCACCGTGGTGAACGAGGCCGGCGCCCTGATTCCGCAACGTCACCAGAGAATGCTGCTCAGCATTCTGGATCTGGAAAAGATAACGGTGGAAGACATCATGGTGCCGCGCAACGAGATTGTGGGCCTGGATCTCAATGATGACTGGGAACAGATCCTCGCGCAGTTGACATCCAGCCAGCACACCCGCCTGCTGGTTTACCGCGACGGCATAGACAATGTGGTAGGGATACTGCATCTGCGTGAGGCGCTGCGCCTGATGTCGCGCGAGGATTTCAACAAGGAGGCGCTCAAGGAGGTCATGAAGGACCCGTATTTCGTCCCCGAGGGCACGCCGCTCAATACCCAGTTACTGAACTTTCAGCGCCAGAAACGCCGCATCGGCCTGGTAGTGAACGAGTACGGCGACATCCAGGGCCTGGTGACATTGGAGGATATACTGGAGGAGATCGTCGGAGAATTCACCTCCGACCCCTACGCCACCGTCAGCGATGTGTATCCGCAGACAGACGGCACCTATCTGGTGGACGGCAGTACCAATATTCGTGATCTTAATAGAATGATGCACTGGGATCTTCCCACCGATGGACCCAAAACGCTCAACGGTCTGATACTCGAATATCTGGAGACCATTCCCGCGCCCGGCACCAGTCTGCGTCTGGCCGGGTATCCCATAGACATCATCCAGACCACGGAAAACGCCGTGAAGATGGTGAAGATCAATCCGGCATTACGTATAAAAGAAGAGCATGAAGAACAGTAGATACGATGCAAACGAAGACCGCCATGACAGATGCTCACACACAAACCGATTTGCAGCCCCTCATCAATGTCACCATCCTGGTCTATGCCTTACAGGCGGCGAGTTTTTTTCTGGGCGTCACCTTCATCGCCGCCGTCATCATTAATTATGTGAAAAGAGAGGACGTGCAGGGCACCTGGCTGGAGTCGCACTTCCGCTGGCAGATCAGAACCTTCTGGTACGGCCTGCTCTGGTCAGTGATCGGGGTTATCACCTTTCCTATATTTATAGGAATATTTATCTTCGCTGCGGACTTCATCTGGATTCTGTATCGCATTATAAAAGGCTGGTTGAGGCTTAATGATAAAAAAGAGATGTACAGCTACTCAGGAGTCACAAAGTAAGGTTACAATTCTTTATGATGTGACTCCTGAGTAAATACCCTGTTTTACCTGCCCCCACCCTGTCTTTTGCGCTGTGCTTCCTGCGCCGCGCAAAAGTCCAGGGTGCACATCCCTGTGCACCCGTTCGGCAGCCTCGCTGCCTCACCCCCCTACATAGGGGGCGGGGACGCGATGGAAAGTGTAGTCTTACCTACTGACTTATATGAGTAACCCCCCCAGTGCGTCGGTCGCTCCCGGCATCCTGCCTCCCTCGACACTAGCACATCCCTGTGCGTCGGAATCTTGACTTTTCGGTTGTACGCTCCTAGAGTTAGGTTAGTTTTGCCACCTTAGGAGGGTACGACGATGTGGAAGAAGGCGGAACCGGATCACCCCGAAAGGGCCGACGCTGCACTCCCGGCCCACACCCCCGTGATGACGCGCGAACAGTGCGCGACCATAGGCTCCTCGATCACCATCCGCGGCGATCTCAGCGGCGAAGAAGACCTGCTCATTCAGGGCCGCGTCGAGGGTAAGATTGATCTCAAGCAACACAAGGTCACCATTGGGAAGGACGGCCATATCAAGGCCGACATCTACGCCAAGGCTATCGTGATTGAAGGCGAAGTCAACGGTAATCTTTTTAGCGATGAGCAGCTCATCATCCGCAAGTCGGGCCAGGTGCGCGGCAATATCGTTTCCCCGCGCGTCACGCTGGAAGACGGCGCCAAGTTCAAGGGCAGCATAGATATGGATCAGAAACCCGCCGAGCATCAACGCAGCTTGAGTGAAATGCCGGCTCAAGCAAAACCCGCGGCGTCTTCGATAGATCAGGTCAAGGGTCTCGGCGTAAGAAGCTGACGGTCTGGCGCGGATAGGGGGCTCGATGAATTCGCTTTCAGTGAGGGCGGAGGAGAGCGAGGCGCATGAGGCCTCAACGGAGGAGATTTGTATCACGCACAGGTCCCTCGCCTTGGCCGCGCTTTGTCAACGCCTGCGTCACGACCGTAAATATCACATCCTCGACCTCGGTCCCGCGCTGGGCGCCAACGTCGAATTCTTTTCGCAGTTTCGCTGCAAACTCTACATCGAGGCTTTTTATCAAAGCGTCGCCGAAGAACTTGCTGCCACCGAGGCGGAAACTCCATCGCCCGAGCAGCTCTATCAAAAGCTGTTACCCTACGCTGCAGACATCCGCTTCGATGTGATTCTGTGTTGGGATCTGTTCAATTATTTTCCGCGTCACGAGTTGCAGGCCTTACTCAAACATCTCACGCGATTTTGCCAGCGTGGTACCCTGCTGTTCAGTCTTGTTGCGACGCACCATCAAATACCCGCGCGGCCCATCCTGTTCAGGATTTTGGACAAGGAAAACCTGGTCTACGAGACGGATTCTTCGGATTTGCGGCCGAGCATAGAGTATAAGCCGCGCGACCTGAAGCTGTTGATGCAGGGATTTCAAATCGCCAACAACTTTCAACTCCGCAGCGGCATGCAGGAATTTTTGTTTATACACGGTTAGGTCTGTCCTGAGTAGCCAAGGGCTTAGTGGGATAGATCTGCGAGTCTGGTGCGTCAATCTATGTCGCGCATATATCTCATGTGGGTTCTGCTGCTTATCACCCATCCGCTGTGGGGTGACGGTGCTGCAACGGGCCAAGCGGTGGTGCTGGAAATAGACGGCCCGATAGGTCCGGCGACCAGCGATTACGTACACCGCGGTTTGCAAAAGGCCGCGGACATGAATGCAGCGCTGGTGATCTTGCGCATGAACACGCCGGGCGGGCTGGACACCGCCATGCGCAAGATTATTGCCGATATCGTAGCGGCGAAGATGCCGGTAGTGTCCTATGTCGCGCCCGGCGGGGCGCGCGCCGCGAGCGCCGGCACCTATATCCTCTATGCCAGTCACATTGCCGCCATGGCGCCCGCCACCAACCTGGGTGCGGCCACGCCGGTACAGATCGGCGGCGTGCCCAATCCCGACGATTTCGGTCAGCCGGACAAGAAGGATAAAAAAGACGAGTCCGGCGAGAAGACCGACGACGCCCTCAAGCAAAAACAGGTGAATGACGCCATCGCCTACATCCGCAGCCTGGCGCAACTGCGCGGCCGCAATGTCGAATGGGCCGAAAGGGCGGTGCGCGAAGCCGCGAGCTTGTCCGCCGAGGAAGCCGTGCGGCAAAACGTCGCCGACCTGCTGGCGAAGGATATGAACGATCTCTTCGCCCAACTCGACGGACGCAAGGTGGATGTCCTCGGGGCGGAGATCACCTTGCGCACCGTCGGACTTGCCGTCATCACCCTAGAACCCGACTGGCGCAGCCGCTTGCTGGCCGTCATCACCGACCCGAACGTGGCCTACATCCTCATGCTGCTCGGCATCTACGGCCTGTTCTTTGAATTATGGAACCCGGGTTATGTCCTGCCCGGCGTGGTCGGCGGCATCTGTTTATTATTGGCCCTGTACGCCTTTCAGGTTCTGCCGGTGAATTATGCGGGACTGGGGCTGATCATTTTAGGCATTGCCTTCATGGTGGCCGAGGCGTTTGTCGGAGGCTTTGGGATATTGGGCATCAGCGGCGCGATCGCCTTTGTGATAGGCTCGATCATGCTCTGGGATACCGACACGCCGGGATTTCAAATAGACCCCTGGTTGATAGGCGCCGTCGCCTTGTTGAGCGCGGGGTTTATCATGCTGGTCGTACAGCTTGCGCTCAAGGCGCGTCAGCGGCCGGTGGTGAGCGGCGCGGAAGAATTGATCGGCAGCCGGGGCGAGGTGATCGAGGCGTTTGACAGCGTGGTGCGCGTCAGGGTGCACAGCGAGGATTGGCAGGCGCGCAGCGATGTTCCCTTGCGCACCGGTCAAAAGGTGCGTGTCACCGCTAGAGAGGGCCTTACGCTTATAGTTCGTGCCGAATCCTAAGCAATTTCTGATTTATTCATGCTGAACCGCCAAGACGCCAAGAACGCTAAGATTTTTCCTTACAACTCAAGCTTCTTTTTTCTTGGGAACCTTGGCGTCTTGGCGGTTGACGATATATTTTTCAGGGTTTCCCTAAATTTGGAGACATGACATGGCCATTCCGACAGGATTTTTAATACTCGTCATCATTGCCCTGCTGGTAAGTTCCTTCCGCATCCTGCGCGAATACCAGCGCGGCGTGGTGTTTCAACTGGGGCGGTTCTGGAAGGTCAAGGGACCGGGGCTCGTCATCATCATCCCCGGCATCCAGCAGATGGTCAAGGTGGACCTGCGCACCATCGTCATGGATGTCCCCGCGCAGGATGTCATCTCGCGCGACAACGTCTCGGTCAAGGTCAACGCGGTGGTCTACTTTCGCGTGATTGACGCGGCGCGCGCCATCATCCAGGTGGAGGATTATTACATGGCGACCAGCCAGCTCGCGCAGACCACCTTACGCTCGGTATTGGGCAAACACGAACTCGACGAGATGCTGGCCGAACGCGACAAACTCAACGCCGATATTCAAAAAATCCTCGACGCCGCCACCGACGCCTGGGGCATCAAGGTCGCCACCGTGGAGATCAAACACGTGGACATTGATCCCACCATGGTGCGCGCCATCGCCCGCCAGGCCGAGGCGGAACGGGAACGGCGCGCAAAGGTGATCCACGCCGAGGGTGAATTGCAGGCCGCGGAGAAACTGGTCCAGGCGGGCCAACTCATCAGTCAGAGCCCGCAGTCTCTGCAACTGCGTTATCTGCAGACGCTCACCGAGATCGCCGGCGAAAGGAGCTCGACTATCATTTTCCCCTTACCCATGGATCTCATCTCGTCGTTTTTGGATGCGGTAAGAAGGCCTCAGACATAATAGAGAACAGCTTTACAGTCCGAGCGCCTAGTTCAGCTAGGCGTGCGATGCGGGGGATACCGAACCGGGTGGATGTTTACCCGCCCGGTTCGGGTATTGCCTTACTTCTTCTTGGCTTTCGCCTTTTTCACAGCGGGTTTCTTCTTCATTGCGGTCTTCATTTTACGTACAGGCATTGTCATCTCCTTTTATCTGGTTTAACAAACACATCAGGATGCCTTACAAAACATCCATGTTGGTTAATAGCGGCCTGCTTTGGAAAAACTTGAGCGTTCTCAAGGAACTGCTGAGATATCAGGAGATGGATCTGTAAAGTACAACGTCGCAGTAAAACGACGCCTCGCGTCTATACCGCACTAGCAGGGTGCTTATGACACCCTGCCAGCCGGCAACTACTTTACTTCTTCTTAGCCTTTGCTGACTTTTTAGCAGCGGTTTTTTTCGCAGCAGGCTTTTTTGCTTTCTTCACTGGCATAATAATCACCTCCTTCCTTTTAGTTGATGTTAATGACTACTGCTACAGCGACTACAACAGCTCAAGACGACGAGCTGCCAAAAGGTGCGGACATATCCGTGCAATAGATGCGCCAACATGCACGTTTTCCGCGCACCTTAATCCCAATTCAACGCCCCGCCTGTTTGGTACTCGATCACGCGCGTCTCGAAGAAGTTTTTCTCTTTATTAAGATCCAGCATTTCGCTCATCCACGGAAACGGATTGGCGGCGCCGGGGTATTGCGCAAGCAAGCCGATCTGCGCGCAGCGGCGATTGGCGATAAAGTGCAGATAGTCGCTGAACATCGCGGCGTTCAAGCCCAGCACCCCGCGCGGCATGGTGTCCACGGCGTAACGGTACTCGAGGTCCACGGCGGTGCGGATCAGCGCCGCGATTTCTTCGCGGAATTCGGGCGTCCACAAATGAGGATTTTCGAGTTTGATCTGGTTGATGACGTCAATGCCGAAATTCATGTGCATGCTTTCATCGCGCAGGATGTACTGGAACTGCTCGGAGGCGCCGACCATCTTGTTGCGCCGCCCGAAGGAGAGCATCTGCACGAAGCCGACGTAGAAGAAGATGCCCTCGATGATGACGTAAAAGCCGATCAGGTTGCGCAACAGCCGCTGGTCGGCCTCGGCGGCGCCGGTCTTGAAATTCTGGTCGGCGAGTTCCTGCGTGAAGGGCAGGCTGAAGGCGGCCTTATCATGCACGCTGGGGATCTCGCGGTACATGTTGAAGACCTCGGCCTCGTCCAGCCCCAGACTCTCCACGATGTACTGGTAGGCGTGGGTGTGCAGCGCCTCCTCGAAGGCCTGGCGCAGCAGATACTGACGGCACTCCGGGTTGGTGATGTGGCGGTACACCGCCAGCACCAGGTTATTGGCGACCAGCGAATCGGCGGTGGAGAAAAAACCCATGTTGCGCTTGATGATGCGCCGCTCATCCTCGGTGAGGCCGTTGGGCGTTTTCCACAGCGCAATGTCGGCCGACATGTTGATCTCTTGCGGCATCCAATGGTTGTTGCAGGCGGCCAGATATTTATCCCACGCCCAGGTGTATTTGAAGGGCACCAGTTGATTGAGGTCGGCGTGGCAGTTGATGATCATTTTATCGTCCACGCGGATGCGCGAGGCGCCCATCTCCAGGGCTGCCTCCGGCGCTGCGCCCGGAGACATGGCAACAGGCGCGGACTCAGCCATGACGGCATCCATACCGCGCAGCGCAGGTTGCAGGTTTGTGTTCGGTTCATCCCATCTCAACATGATTGTTTCTCCTGAATTTTTGTTGGGTCCGGCACTTGCGTACCCTGACCCAACCTACATTACTTTTCTCTTGTACCTTGTCACTTGTATCTGTTTTATTGACATGCCTCGCACGTCGGGTCGGTTATCGCACATACGCCGGGAAGCGGCGTGCTCACCGCATTAAGCGCGCCGTCGCTGATGGTGGACTTCTCGGCGTGGGTGGCGCCCATGGTGCGCAGGTAATAGGTGGTCTTGAGGCCGCGCAACCAGGCGAGCTTGTACGCCTCATCGAGCTTGCGGCCGGAGGGCTCGGCCATATATAAGTTCAGCGACTGCGCTTGGTCCAGCCACTTCTGGCGGCGGCTAGCGGCCTCAATCAGCCACTGCGGTTCGATCTCGAAGGCGGTGGCGTAGAGCACCTTCAGGTCATCGGGAATGCGGCCGATGCGCTGCACGACGCCGTTGAAGTATTTGAGGTCGTGCACCATCACCTCGTCCCACAGGCCGCGCTCCTTGAGGTCGCGCACCAGATAGGGGTTGGTCACGGTGAACTCGCCCGACAGGTTCGATTTCACGAACAGGTTCTGATAAGTGGGCTCGATGCTTTGGGTCACGCCGCAGATATTGGAGATCGTGGCGGTCGGCGCGATCGCCAGGCAATTGGAGTTGCGCATGCCGACGGTCGTCACCCGTTTGCGCAGGGCTTCCCAATCGAGGCCCAGTTCGGCGCTCTGGCTGCGATCCACCTCCAGATAACCGTCGCGCTGTTCCTCGAGCAGGCGGATGCTGTCTATCGGCAGGATGCCGCGGCTCCACAAGGAACCCTTGTAACTCTCGTAGCTGCCGCGTTCGGCGGCGAGCTCGGTGGAGGCGTGGATGGCGTAGTAGCTCACCGCCTCCATGGAGCGGTCGGCGAACTCGACGGCCTGTTGCGAGGCGTAAGGGGTTCGCAGCTTATAGAGGGCGTCGTGGAAACCCATGATGCCGAGCCCCACCGGCCGGTGGCGCAGGTTGGAGCGGCGCGCCTGCGGTACGCTGTAATAATTGATGTCTATCACGTTATCCAACATGCGCATCGCAGTGTGCACGGTGCGGGCGAGTTTGTCGGTATCGAGCCCAACCTGTTCGCTCGCTCCTCCATCCCTGGAGTCGCGCGGGGTGACGTGGGCAACCAGATTGACCGAGCCCAGATTGCATACCGCGATCTCGGCGTCGGAGGTGTTGAGGGTGATCTCGGTGCAGAGGTTGGAGCTGTGCACCACGCCGGCGTGCTGCTGCGGGCTGCGCAGGTTGCAGGGGTCTTTGAAGGTCATCCAGGGGTGGCCGGTCTCGAACACCATGCCGAGCATCTTGCGCCACAGCGCCACAGCGCCGATGCGCTTAAAGACCTTGAGCTTGCCCTGTGCCGCCAATTCCTCGTAGCGCACATAGGCCTGCTCGAAGGCCTTGCCATAGAGGTCATGCAGGTCGGGCGCCTCGTCGGGCGAGAACAGCGTCCACTCGCCGTTTTCGTGCACGCGCTTCATGAATAAATCCGGCACCCAGTTGGCGGTGTTCATGTCGTGGGTGCGGCGGCGCTCATCGCCGGTGTTCTTGCGCAGTTCCAGGAATTCCTCGATGTCGAGGTGCCAGGTCTCGAGATAGGCGCACACCGCGCCCTTGCGCTTGCCGCCCTGGTTCACCGCCACGGCGGTGTCGTTGGCGACCTTCAGGAACGGCACCACGCCCTGCGATTTGCCGTTGGTGCCCTTGATGTGGGCGCCGAGCGCGCGCACCCGCGACCAGTCGTTACCCAGGCCGCCCGCGTACTTGGACAGCAGGGCGTTATCCTTGATCGCACTGTAGATGCCGTCCAGGTGATCGGGCACCGAGGTCAGGTAACAACTGGAGAGCTGCGGGCGCAGCGTACCGGCGTTGAACAGGGTCGGCGTCGAGGCCATAAAGTCGAAGCTGGACAGCAGATTGTAAAACTCTATGGCGCGCGCCTCGCGGTCCAGCTCATTGATGGCGAGGCCCATCGCCACGCGCATAAAAAAGGCCTGCGGCAACTCGAAGCGCACGCCCTCGGAGTGCAGGAAATAGCGGTCATACAGGGTCTGCAGGCCGAGATAGCCGAACTGCATGTCGCGCTCGGCGACCAGCGCCTGGCCCAGGCAGTCCAGATCGAACTGCTGCAGGCGCGGGTCGAGCAGTTCCAGCTCCACGCCGCGGCGGATGTAGTCCTGGAAATAACCGGCGTAGCGCTCGCCCATCTCGGCGTGAGTGGCGGCGCTGCTGCTCTGCGCCACAAAACTCAAGGCCTCGCGGCGCAGGTCGTCGAGCAACAGCCGCGCGGCGACATAGGTGTAGTTCGGCTCCTTTTCGATCAGGACGCGCGCGCTCATGACCAGGGCGCGCCCGACATCCGCTTCGGAGACGCCGTCGAACAGATTGCGCAGGGTATCGTCAATAATGGCCTGGGCCGAGACCTCCTGGAGCCCCTGGCAGGCCTCGCCGACCACCTGGCGCAGGCGCACCCGATCCAATGGCCGGGCGCCGCCGTCGGCCAGCGTGACGTGGAGGGTAGAGGGCGCCGCCGGCGCTTCCATCGCCTGCTTGCGTTCGCGCTCCTGGGCGCGCTGTTCACGGTACAGTACATAGGAACGCGCCACCTTGTGTTCGCCGGCGCGCATCAGGGCCAGTTCCACCTGATCCTGGATGTCCTCGATGTGCAGGGTCCCCCCGCCGGGCAGGCGGCGGGTGAGCGATTCGCTTACCAGCGCGGCCAGATGCTGCACGGTTTGGTGGATGCGCGCCGAGGCGGCCCCGCTACCCCCTTCGACGGCCAAAAAGGCCTTGGTCAGGGCAATAGCGATCTTGTTCGGGTCGAACGTGGTGGCCTTGCCGTTGCGGCGGATCACGCGAAACTGGCCGGGGGCGGTGGCGCTGAGTTCGGAGCCGGGAGGGTGGCCGTTATTAATGCCGGATTCAACAATCTCAGTGCGGGCCGAGGGCAACGAATGGATGTGGGTTTGCATAATTCCTCCGATGTTAGGCCAAATATTCAAGTTCAAGTACCGCTGACTGCGGTGGCCTGCTGAGGTAGCTGCGTCAGTCTGTACTAACACTACAAAATGTGGTTGGCGACGTCAAGCATCACAATATGATGTATGTAAGCTCAGGTTATTCCTATCGGGAGGAGTGTGTCAAGGGGGGTGTGGAAGATCCGGAAAGGGGGGCTTTGGGACCGCCTACGGCGACGAGCATTAGAGCATATCCATAAATAGCTCCCCTGTGTCCCTTGCGATGAAAAGGCTTCACCACGGAGGACGCGGAGGAGAAACAAACCCTTCTTGAGGGTATTCCTCTGCGTCCTCTGCGGTAAATTATTTATGGATAAGTTCTTAGAGCATATCCATAGATAGCTCCCCTGTGTCCCTTGCGATGAAAAGGCTTCACCACGGAGGACGCGGAGGAGAAACAAACCCTTCTTGAGGGTATTCCTCTGCGTCCTCTGCGGTAAATTATTTATGGATTTGGAAAAGAAGGTAGTCCCGGAGGCTTGGCCACTTACGTGGCTACCCCGCGCCGCGCGTTTCGCCGCAGGCGACTCAACCCCTACGCCAACTTCCCATGACACTGTTTATATTTCTTCCCCGAACCGCATGGACACGGCTCATTGCGGCCGACCTTGGGGTGTTCACGCACAAACGGGGCCGCCGGATGCTCGGGCGGCGCCGTAGCCTCGCCCCCTTCCGGCTGTTCGCTGAGTGTCGCCGCAGGGGCATGCGTGAATTGCAGCGCGGCGGTACGGCGGCGCTGTTCCTCGACGGCCTGCACGTCTTCCTCGGCGCGCACTTGCACCTTACAGACGATGCGCGCGACTTCCTGTTTGAAGCGGCTTAACATCTGCCCGAACAACTCAAAGGCCTCGCGCTTGAATTCCTGTTTGGGATTTTTCTGGGCATAGCCGCGCAAATGGATACCCTGGCGCAGATAGTCCATCGCGGCGAGGTGATCCTTCCAAAAGGCATCCAGTACTTGCAGCATCACGGCCTTCTCGAAGTGGCGCACCACCGCGGGTCCGGCCACCGCCTCTTTGGCCTTATAGGATTTCTTCAGTTCGTCGTGGATGCGTTTGCGCAGGGTCTCTTCGTGCAGTGATTCGTCGTCGTGCAGCCACTGCCGGAGCGGGAGCCTGAGACCCAGATCGCGCTCCAGCGCTTCCTCCAACCCCTGCACATCCCACTGCTCCTCGATGCTCTGCGGCGCGATGTGGCTGTCTATGATCCCGTTCAAGACATCGTCGCGGTTGGCCGCGACGATGTCGGAGACATCGTCCTTCGCCATCAGATCGTTACGCAATTCGTAAATGACCTTGCGCTGGTCGTTGGCCACGTCGTCGTATTCGAGAAGCTGCTTGCGCATGTCGAAGTTGCGCCCTTCCACCTTGCGCTGCGCATTTTCGATGGCCTTGTTGACCCACGGGTGTTCGATGGCCTCGCCCTCGTTCATGCCGAGCTTCTGCATCAGCCCGGCGACGCGCTCCGAGGCGAAGATGCGCATCAGGTTGTCTTCCAGCGACAGGTAAAAACGGCTCGAGCCGGGATCGCCCTGGCGGCCGGAGCGGCCGCGCAACTGGTTGTCCACACGCCGCGATTCGTGCCGCTCGGTGCCGATGATGTGTAAGCCGCCGGCGGCGATCACTTCATCGTGACGCGCCTGCCACTCCGTGCGCAGCTCCGTCTTTTCCTTCTCACCGGTCTCCGGCGCAAGCGCGCCCAGCTCCGCCTGCAGGCTGCCGCCCAGCACGATGTCGGTGCCGCGGCCGGCCATGTTGGTAGCGATGGTCACCGTGCCGGGCCGACCCGCCTGCGC
The DNA window shown above is from Gammaproteobacteria bacterium and carries:
- the ccsA gene encoding cytochrome c biogenesis protein CcsA; translated protein: MNLAIISFLAVTAYLTAGVGLGMRLSRGQAAPFGKTRLLLLGMGAVILHALVLYQAIITPQGANLGFFNATSLLTWMMALLLLLAALVKPIENLGIALLPLAALALILAAVFPSDHVMSLHTGFSGLDVHIIISVLAYSLLSIAAVQAGLLAIQDIHLHDKHPGGFIRALPPLQTAEKLLFQVLTVGFILLTLSLLTGAIFLENIFAQHLVHKTSLSILAWIVFGILLWGRWRSGWRGRRAIRWTLGGFFVLVLAYIGSKLVLELVLGIK
- a CDS encoding HlyC/CorC family transporter; this translates as MNDIPLGVLIGALVFLIFLAAFFAGSETGLLTLNRYRLRHLVKIKHRGAIHAQALLQRTDRLIGLLILGNNFANNLATAVATVIGLQLLGEAGAAIAVGLLTIVGTIFTDVAPKTLGALYSERVAFPAAYVLRPLLKLLYPVVWLVSALSNGVLKLLGVSIGASEKNHLSHEELRTVVNEAGALIPQRHQRMLLSILDLEKITVEDIMVPRNEIVGLDLNDDWEQILAQLTSSQHTRLLVYRDGIDNVVGILHLREALRLMSREDFNKEALKEVMKDPYFVPEGTPLNTQLLNFQRQKRRIGLVVNEYGDIQGLVTLEDILEEIVGEFTSDPYATVSDVYPQTDGTYLVDGSTNIRDLNRMMHWDLPTDGPKTLNGLILEYLETIPAPGTSLRLAGYPIDIIQTTENAVKMVKINPALRIKEEHEEQ
- a CDS encoding polymer-forming cytoskeletal protein, with the protein product MWKKAEPDHPERADAALPAHTPVMTREQCATIGSSITIRGDLSGEEDLLIQGRVEGKIDLKQHKVTIGKDGHIKADIYAKAIVIEGEVNGNLFSDEQLIIRKSGQVRGNIVSPRVTLEDGAKFKGSIDMDQKPAEHQRSLSEMPAQAKPAASSIDQVKGLGVRS
- a CDS encoding class I SAM-dependent methyltransferase; the protein is MNSLSVRAEESEAHEASTEEICITHRSLALAALCQRLRHDRKYHILDLGPALGANVEFFSQFRCKLYIEAFYQSVAEELAATEAETPSPEQLYQKLLPYAADIRFDVILCWDLFNYFPRHELQALLKHLTRFCQRGTLLFSLVATHHQIPARPILFRILDKENLVYETDSSDLRPSIEYKPRDLKLLMQGFQIANNFQLRSGMQEFLFIHG
- a CDS encoding nodulation protein NfeD; translated protein: MSRIYLMWVLLLITHPLWGDGAATGQAVVLEIDGPIGPATSDYVHRGLQKAADMNAALVILRMNTPGGLDTAMRKIIADIVAAKMPVVSYVAPGGARAASAGTYILYASHIAAMAPATNLGAATPVQIGGVPNPDDFGQPDKKDKKDESGEKTDDALKQKQVNDAIAYIRSLAQLRGRNVEWAERAVREAASLSAEEAVRQNVADLLAKDMNDLFAQLDGRKVDVLGAEITLRTVGLAVITLEPDWRSRLLAVITDPNVAYILMLLGIYGLFFELWNPGYVLPGVVGGICLLLALYAFQVLPVNYAGLGLIILGIAFMVAEAFVGGFGILGISGAIAFVIGSIMLWDTDTPGFQIDPWLIGAVALLSAGFIMLVVQLALKARQRPVVSGAEELIGSRGEVIEAFDSVVRVRVHSEDWQARSDVPLRTGQKVRVTAREGLTLIVRAES
- a CDS encoding slipin family protein, with the protein product MAIPTGFLILVIIALLVSSFRILREYQRGVVFQLGRFWKVKGPGLVIIIPGIQQMVKVDLRTIVMDVPAQDVISRDNVSVKVNAVVYFRVIDAARAIIQVEDYYMATSQLAQTTLRSVLGKHELDEMLAERDKLNADIQKILDAATDAWGIKVATVEIKHVDIDPTMVRAIARQAEAERERRAKVIHAEGELQAAEKLVQAGQLISQSPQSLQLRYLQTLTEIAGERSSTIIFPLPMDLISSFLDAVRRPQT
- a CDS encoding ribonucleotide-diphosphate reductase subunit beta, with amino-acid sequence MLRWDEPNTNLQPALRGMDAVMAESAPVAMSPGAAPEAALEMGASRIRVDDKMIINCHADLNQLVPFKYTWAWDKYLAACNNHWMPQEINMSADIALWKTPNGLTEDERRIIKRNMGFFSTADSLVANNLVLAVYRHITNPECRQYLLRQAFEEALHTHAYQYIVESLGLDEAEVFNMYREIPSVHDKAAFSLPFTQELADQNFKTGAAEADQRLLRNLIGFYVIIEGIFFYVGFVQMLSFGRRNKMVGASEQFQYILRDESMHMNFGIDVINQIKLENPHLWTPEFREEIAALIRTAVDLEYRYAVDTMPRGVLGLNAAMFSDYLHFIANRRCAQIGLLAQYPGAANPFPWMSEMLDLNKEKNFFETRVIEYQTGGALNWD